Sequence from the Flavobacterium sp. J372 genome:
CTCAAACAAAGCTGAAGAAAGACTGACGTGTGATTACCAGGGTGATGACATGCAGATTGGCTTCAACTCCCGTTTCCTTACCGAAATGCTGAGCAACCTGCAGAGCGATGAGATCATGCTGGAAATGTCTCTGCCAAACCGCGCGGGCATACTTACTCCGGTTGACGGCCTGGATGAAGGCGAAACCGTTACAATGCTGGTAATGCCGGTAATGCTGAATAATTAGTATATAGATTTTAGTATTGAGTATTGAGAGATTGAAATGGGTTTGAGTAAATCTCAATACTCAATTCTGATATCTCACATCCAATTAGCTATTTAACCAAGCCACTATATGTGAGAAAGCCGGTTCAGACTTCTGGACCGGCTTTTTGTTTGCTGCAAATTCTTAAACACCGACAAGTTAACGGGCAATTGCTTTGAGAACCATATCTTCTTTGATCATCACATCACGCATTAAAAGATTGTGTGGAAAAACTTTCAGTTTAGACTTTCTGAATCCTTCAAGTATTTTGTACAAAGATGATGCAGTAATAAGCGAAAGATTTAATTCATATTCCAATCCGCAATCCTTAATAAAATCATCTGAGAATTCAGGTGCAATCAATAATGATTTTATTACCCGGTAATCATTTTTACGTGCAATGGCATCATAAGATTTCAATTGTCTTGACACTGAACTGAACTTGTTGTAATTACTTTCTTTGATTGTTTTACATTCTACAATGATTAAATCATTATTTCCAAGATTAATCAGAATATCAATCTGGTCTTTTGAGGTATTAAGTTTTTTTCTGAGAGGTTCGTCAATATGGAAACCTAACTCAGTAAGAATACGTTTTGTAAGTTCTTCAAACTTTAGGCCCAAATCGGCTTCTTTTATAATAATTCCACCTTCTTTAAGAAGTAATAGGTTCCGGAATCCTATATGCTCATAATTTTCAAGAAAAAGATTCTCTGAATCCTTGTAAGCATCAAGGACATTGCTAATCAAATCACCACGGGTTTTAATGTCCATATTTTTGCAGAATTCAATAAGATCATTCTCAGCAATAAGCTCCAGTAAATCGCGTGGTTTAATATTATAGTCGAGCAGATAAACACTTTTTAAAACATTTTCGTCCTGCAGCTCGAATTTTTTACGTAAGCTGTTATTAAAGCCTGGCAGGCTGTCTGATATTTGAAGAAGTAGTTTATCAAACCCATCATGAGACATCCCAATTTTATCGTCATGTTCCAAATCTTCAAAATATTTTATAAGACTTTCCATTTTTTCATCAACAGTTGAACCTTTCAGTGAAGTTATTTGAAGGTTTTTGTCGCAAAAATCATTCAAGAACTTTTTCTTTTCGGTTAATGTTGTTCCGTCTTTATGCACATCTTCAACCAATACCTGCTTTATTGATATCCCTGCATTAATTATTTCATTTAGCTTATCTTCTAAAGGCAATTTTCTATCGATGTTGTGATTTTTACAAATGAGGTTGATTTGGGGTTCACGTAATTGTAGCAATACCCTTCGCATAAATTTATCGCTTACTTCCCGGCCCCTTGTTTTTCGCAACAGCCTGACAATCTCATCTGCAATATATATGGTATTATTTTTCTTAGAATAGAAAATGACTCCAATACTTTTCAATTCATTAATTACTGCATCAATCTCAAGCTTTTTTACAGGAAGAATTAAGTAATTAATTAATTTTATTTCTTCCTGAGAGAGTGATAATTCCTCCGCTAATGTTAGCAGTATTGAATGTTCGTCAGTAGTAATTTTTTTTTCCTGATTGTTATTTTCGTCATTATAATATGCTTTTCTGAGGCAAGCAAGATAAATTTTGTAATCACGCTTTCGGGCAATATCGATTTCCGATTTATCATCAATAAGCTGATTTTCAAAATTTTTAAGCTTTTGCTTCAACACGCTTAATTCTTTATCGTAAAGTCGGGAGAACCAATCCTGTCGGATTATACAGCAGCCGTCTCTGGAAATTATATCAATAAGAATATCGAGCTGTGATGATGTTTTAAGGAATTCACACCTGATATACTCTGTAAACTCGTCTTCAAGAAGATTAAAGACTTTTACAATATTAATGGTATCAACGCTTTTTAAATCCCTGTTTGAGTCTGATAACACAGCTTCAATCTCTTTTAAATTTTTAGGCTTACCTGCTATAAGGTTGTCAATAATTTTCAAAAACGAATTCTTCTCGAAAGAATTAATGTTGTTTAATATTTTTTCAAGTTTCATATCTAAGTAAGGTTTCTACGAATATATAAAATTTTAACATTTATTTTTAGAAATAAAAAAAGCCGATTCAAAAACGAATCGGCTTGACACTTATAATAATTAATTTTATCAAGAATTCACAAAGCTCACTAAATCTTCGTTGAATTTATTTTTATGGGTGTAGTATAATCCATGCGGTGCGTCATCATAAACAAAATATTGAGCATGGGGAATATACTTCACCGTTTCATCTGATGACGAAGCAATTGGTACTGTAGCATCCTCTTTACCGTGAATGATCAGGGTTGGTATGCGCACTGATCTCAAGTCTTCACGGAAATCGGTAGTTGACCATGACTGCATACATTTTATGGTAGAGTAGCCGGAAGCCTGCATGGCCAGGTTATGGTCGTGCAATAGGATTTCATTGCTTACCGGGTGGCTCAGCAGGTTTACACCGTAAAACATTTTCCCAAAGCTTGCCAGGAACTTCGCCCTGTCATCTTCAATCTGCTCCTGCATGGTTTCAAACTGTTCTTTTGGCAGTCCTGTTTCATTATCATCAGTCTGCAGCAGGTACGGTGTTACTGAACCTACAAATACAGCTTTTGTCACGCGGCCTTCATTGTTATATTTTGAAAGAAATCGCGCTACTTCGCCACCGCCCATTGAGAAACCAACAAGTGTAACATCGGTCAGATCAAGTTCTTCAAGCAGAAGTTTCAGGTCGCCGGCAAGAGTGTCATAATCATAGCCGTCCCATGGGCGTGATGATAGCCCGAAACCGCGGCGGTCATACGCAATCACGCGGATATTGTGTTTTGGCAGTTCATTAAGCTGGTATTCCCATTGTTGGTAGTTGAGCGGCCAGCCATGTATAAGTACTACGGGTTTGCCGCGGCCTATATCCTGGTAAAAAATGTTTACTTCTTCTGAATTGCCCGAAAGGCTAACTGAGTTGGTGGTGATAAATGGCATAATGTTACTTTTTTAAAATTGGAAGCTTGAAATTACAACTTCAAAAAATGTAAGCCATTTCAATTAAGAAAGCCTTGTGTGTTAAAGAAATCTTAAATGCTAAACAACAGCTTTACTGGTTGTCATTAAAAACCATAAGCGGCACTTTGGTATGGTATGCCAGTTTTTTTGTAAGGCTGCTATGGAATAATCCTTCAAAGAAACCGCGCTTATGCCTGCGCATTACCAGCATCTGTATATTATTATCTTCGGTAAAATCGTGTAATGCCTGCTCTAAATCAGTATCTTGCACGGTATGGAAAGTAACTGGGTTTGCCCTGAAATGCAATTTCCATTCGGTTACACGCTCTTCAGGATTATCAGTACCATCCTGATTGTCAACATATATACAATGAATTTCTGCCCCAAGCCGCTCTGCTATAGAAACTGTAACAGTCATTGCATCATTATCTTTATCCCGATATTGCGTTGCAAAACCAATATTTTTAATCTTTTGATATTCAGCTTCTTCAGGAATTGCCAGCACCGGTACTTTAGCATTGCTCATCATTGATGAAGCTGTTGAACCTATGAATGTTTCTTTCAAGCCCGTAGCGCCCTTTGTTCCCATAATGATGAGGTCGCAATTTTCCTCACTGCAAACTTTATTAATATTGTACACTAAGTCGCCGTACAGCAATATGTTACGCATTTTTACATGGCCCATATTACGCCTCTCTGCAATCTCATGCATTTGCGGCAGCTGGTCTTTAAAGTTTTCAAACTGGTTCAGTTCCACAATGTCATATATCTCGGCTGCTGTTTCAGGCATTGGCGGTGTCTCAACGATAGGAAGGTCGTAAACGTGGAGTATAACCAGCTCAGCGTCAAATCTATCCGCAAAATCCAGTGCATAGGCAAATGCCGCTCCGGAGGCATCTGAAAAATCGGTAGGGAACAAAATGGTTTTCATAATCAGTGTGTTTGCTTAGTTAAAATTACAAAAAACAGTTGGACTTTTCTTACTTTTTATGCCGGTATTAACAAACATGTTTTAGTTTCAGGAAAGCGTATCTTTGCAGAAATTATTTTGAAAATGATCCATCAGGATACCATAGTGGCGCTTGCAACACCATCAGGAGCAGGGGCAATAGCCTTAATTCGCATATCAGGCAGTGATGCCATCACAATAGCTTCCACCGTTTTTAAATCGATTTCAGGTAAAGACATTACGCGGCAGAAATCACATACGCTGCACCTTGGTACCATTGAAGATGAGGGTAGGGTGTATGACCAGGTATTGCTTTCAATTTTTAAAGGAACTAACTCTTACACAGGTGAAAACACCGTTGAA
This genomic interval carries:
- a CDS encoding alpha/beta fold hydrolase; translation: MPFITTNSVSLSGNSEEVNIFYQDIGRGKPVVLIHGWPLNYQQWEYQLNELPKHNIRVIAYDRRGFGLSSRPWDGYDYDTLAGDLKLLLEELDLTDVTLVGFSMGGGEVARFLSKYNNEGRVTKAVFVGSVTPYLLQTDDNETGLPKEQFETMQEQIEDDRAKFLASFGKMFYGVNLLSHPVSNEILLHDHNLAMQASGYSTIKCMQSWSTTDFREDLRSVRIPTLIIHGKEDATVPIASSSDETVKYIPHAQYFVYDDAPHGLYYTHKNKFNEDLVSFVNS
- a CDS encoding universal stress protein encodes the protein MKTILFPTDFSDASGAAFAYALDFADRFDAELVILHVYDLPIVETPPMPETAAEIYDIVELNQFENFKDQLPQMHEIAERRNMGHVKMRNILLYGDLVYNINKVCSEENCDLIIMGTKGATGLKETFIGSTASSMMSNAKVPVLAIPEEAEYQKIKNIGFATQYRDKDNDAMTVTVSIAERLGAEIHCIYVDNQDGTDNPEERVTEWKLHFRANPVTFHTVQDTDLEQALHDFTEDNNIQMLVMRRHKRGFFEGLFHSSLTKKLAYHTKVPLMVFNDNQ